In Sphingobacterium thalpophilum, a genomic segment contains:
- a CDS encoding M1 family metallopeptidase translates to MKRILLYALGTCGLLSAGIQQSAAQLMKEKNEFTRADSLRGYLTPLRTCYDIQYYHLDVKVDIDNKYISGSNLFRFKATTDFNRLQFDLFANLKVNKVIYKGKELSFTREHNAVFVEFPTAIRKGTQDEFTVFYEGHPTEAVKAPWDGGFDWKKDSKGKPWVATACQGMGASVWWPNKDHQSDEVDSMLISIAVPKEVMNVSNGRLVKVEKMKDGYTKYHWKVSNPINNYNVAINIGDYVHFKEKYKGEKGPLDVDYYILRENDTAEKKAHLQKNANQTLEAFEHWFGPYPFYEDGYKLVETYHTGMEHQSAIAYGNHYQNGYRGGDASGTGWGHKWDFIVVHESGHEWFGNNITSADLADMWIHESFTNYSEGLFIDYFYGKEASQAYAHGIRTGIQNDSPIQGPYHVNKEGSGDMYPKGGVMLNMIRTMIDNDEKWRNILRGLNSRFYHQQVDYNDIVNYVNQQSGLDLLKVFEQYVQHTAIPTLEIKQDPSGRVLGRWISEVKGFHMPIHIGVKGQKRELIQLDQRFRPIKIAGLTKDNIDIDTFNYYVGVLVE, encoded by the coding sequence ATGAAAAGAATACTATTATATGCATTGGGTACCTGCGGTCTATTGAGCGCAGGGATACAGCAATCGGCAGCGCAGCTGATGAAAGAAAAAAATGAATTCACCAGAGCGGATTCACTGCGCGGATACCTAACACCACTACGCACCTGCTACGACATCCAATACTATCATCTGGATGTTAAGGTGGATATAGACAATAAATATATTTCAGGTTCAAACCTTTTCCGTTTCAAGGCCACGACTGATTTTAACCGCCTGCAATTTGATCTTTTTGCAAATCTTAAAGTCAATAAAGTCATTTATAAAGGGAAAGAACTTTCCTTTACCAGAGAACACAACGCTGTCTTTGTCGAATTTCCTACTGCGATCAGGAAAGGGACACAGGATGAATTTACCGTGTTTTATGAAGGTCATCCGACAGAGGCTGTTAAAGCGCCCTGGGATGGTGGCTTTGACTGGAAAAAAGACAGCAAGGGCAAGCCTTGGGTAGCCACCGCATGCCAGGGTATGGGTGCGAGTGTATGGTGGCCAAACAAAGATCATCAATCCGATGAAGTGGACAGTATGCTCATTTCCATTGCCGTTCCCAAGGAGGTGATGAATGTGTCCAATGGCCGCCTGGTCAAAGTAGAAAAGATGAAGGATGGCTATACCAAGTACCATTGGAAAGTCTCCAATCCGATCAACAACTACAATGTCGCCATCAATATTGGCGATTATGTTCATTTTAAGGAAAAATATAAGGGTGAAAAAGGGCCTTTGGATGTTGATTACTATATCTTGCGCGAAAATGATACAGCAGAAAAGAAAGCCCATCTTCAAAAAAATGCCAATCAGACCTTAGAGGCTTTTGAACATTGGTTTGGTCCATATCCGTTCTATGAAGATGGCTATAAACTCGTTGAAACCTACCATACAGGCATGGAACACCAGAGTGCCATCGCTTATGGAAACCATTACCAAAATGGCTATCGCGGCGGCGATGCGTCGGGAACTGGCTGGGGACATAAATGGGATTTTATTGTGGTCCACGAATCTGGCCACGAATGGTTTGGCAACAATATTACCTCGGCCGATCTGGCCGATATGTGGATCCATGAAAGCTTCACGAATTATTCTGAAGGTTTATTTATCGACTATTTCTATGGCAAAGAAGCCAGCCAGGCTTACGCGCATGGTATCCGAACTGGAATCCAAAATGACAGCCCCATACAGGGTCCCTACCACGTCAATAAAGAAGGATCTGGCGATATGTACCCTAAAGGCGGTGTTATGCTCAACATGATCCGTACAATGATTGACAACGATGAAAAATGGCGAAATATTCTCCGGGGACTAAACAGCAGGTTTTATCATCAGCAAGTCGATTATAATGATATCGTCAACTACGTAAATCAGCAATCCGGTTTAGACCTGTTAAAAGTATTTGAACAGTATGTACAGCATACCGCCATTCCTACACTGGAAATCAAACAAGATCCTTCGGGGAGAGTCTTGGGCCGATGGATCAGTGAAGTCAAAGGCTTCCATATGCCTATACATATTGGCGTAAAAGGTCAAAAAAGAGAACTTATCCAGTTGGATCAACGTTTCAGACCGATTAAAATAGCCGGTTTAACGAAAGATAATATTGATATCGATACGTTCAACTATTATGTTGGCGTATTGGTCGAATAA
- a CDS encoding DPP IV N-terminal domain-containing protein gives MKFLSTVVLLLSAQFLFGQGTLVDYTRAQNLKKQLTNKIENLPGQFYWNDRGDLFWYDRNTAQGKEYILVNPQAKTKEPLFDLTKVFSLVDEKLERKVENRVISNDQIKLMDQDQVSLDIAGYFWIWNRRSAQLSQGAASGSKERNPRYWGQREQGNTYREVESPDKIHVAFIRNNNVFLAKKGNLNQARQITFDGNTSNYYSNDIQWAPDSRKLATVKTQKIEIRQLTLIESSPKDQLQPKIQTRDYVKPGDELAQKLPVLYDLEKDKLWVFDAELIPNQFYLSELSWRDDSRAFTFEYNKRGHQVYGVMQMDANSGMSSYLIREQNKTFIDYSGKKYREDLADGKEIVWASERDGWNHLYLYDGSTGKVKNQITKGNWVVRKVVHVDADKRTVIFEGSGMNAEEDPYLIHYYSIGLDGKGLKLLTEENANHQAFFNKDYSLFVDTYSRVDQPPISVLRDNHGRLIMELEKTNSSLLEAVGWRAPEVFKAKGRDGATDIWGIIIRPTNFDPAKSYPVIEYIYAGPHSSFVPKSFYSNPSGMYELAELGFIVVQIDGMGTSNRSKAFHDSCWKNLKDAGFPDRIAWMRAASKQYKYMDIGRVGIYGTSAGGQSSTGALLFHPEFYKVGVSSCGCHDNRMDKIWWNEQWMGWPVGPEYAASSNIENAAKLEGNLLLIVGELDDNVDPSSTFQLVDALIKARKNHDFIMVPGMGHSSGGDYGERKRRDYFVKHLLGVDPPVWIQY, from the coding sequence ATGAAGTTTCTTAGTACAGTGGTTTTGTTGTTGTCTGCACAGTTTCTGTTTGGTCAAGGAACTTTGGTAGATTATACCCGTGCACAAAACCTAAAAAAACAATTGACCAATAAAATCGAAAATCTACCGGGGCAGTTTTATTGGAATGATCGGGGGGACCTGTTTTGGTATGATCGAAATACGGCGCAGGGAAAAGAGTACATTTTGGTCAATCCCCAGGCAAAAACAAAAGAACCGCTGTTTGATCTAACGAAGGTATTTTCCTTGGTGGATGAAAAGCTGGAACGAAAAGTCGAAAATCGCGTTATTTCCAATGATCAGATAAAATTGATGGATCAAGATCAAGTGTCGCTCGATATCGCGGGCTACTTTTGGATCTGGAACCGCCGTTCCGCGCAATTGAGCCAGGGCGCTGCAAGTGGAAGTAAAGAGCGCAATCCGCGATATTGGGGGCAGCGTGAACAAGGAAATACCTATCGGGAAGTTGAATCTCCAGATAAAATACATGTTGCTTTTATCCGCAACAATAATGTTTTCTTAGCAAAGAAGGGAAACTTAAATCAGGCGCGACAAATTACGTTTGATGGTAATACGTCAAACTACTATAGCAATGATATTCAATGGGCACCGGATAGCCGGAAATTGGCTACAGTAAAAACACAAAAAATAGAGATCAGACAACTGACGCTTATTGAATCTTCCCCTAAAGATCAATTACAGCCAAAGATTCAGACACGAGATTATGTCAAACCAGGTGACGAATTAGCGCAAAAACTACCCGTTTTATATGATCTCGAAAAAGACAAGCTGTGGGTATTTGATGCGGAGCTTATACCGAATCAATTTTATCTTTCGGAATTATCCTGGCGCGATGATAGTAGGGCGTTTACCTTTGAATACAACAAACGCGGGCATCAGGTCTATGGTGTCATGCAAATGGATGCCAATAGCGGTATGTCCAGTTATTTGATCCGAGAACAAAATAAGACCTTTATCGATTATAGCGGTAAGAAATATCGGGAGGATCTAGCCGATGGAAAGGAAATTGTGTGGGCTTCTGAGCGTGACGGATGGAACCACCTGTATCTTTATGATGGATCTACTGGAAAAGTGAAAAATCAAATCACAAAGGGAAATTGGGTGGTTCGGAAAGTTGTACATGTCGACGCTGACAAACGAACGGTCATTTTTGAAGGCAGTGGTATGAATGCAGAGGAAGATCCCTATTTGATCCATTATTATTCAATCGGTTTAGATGGAAAGGGCTTAAAACTGCTGACGGAAGAAAATGCAAATCATCAAGCTTTTTTCAATAAAGACTATTCCTTGTTTGTGGATACCTATTCCCGAGTTGATCAGCCGCCAATTTCAGTATTGCGCGACAACCATGGTCGTCTTATCATGGAACTGGAGAAAACAAACAGCAGCTTGCTCGAAGCGGTAGGCTGGCGTGCTCCAGAAGTCTTTAAAGCCAAGGGACGGGATGGTGCAACGGATATCTGGGGTATTATTATTCGACCGACCAATTTTGATCCTGCAAAAAGTTATCCTGTCATCGAATATATTTACGCGGGGCCGCATAGCTCTTTCGTGCCCAAATCATTCTACAGCAACCCGAGTGGGATGTATGAATTGGCGGAATTGGGCTTTATCGTGGTGCAGATCGATGGAATGGGGACGTCAAATCGTTCAAAGGCTTTTCATGATAGCTGTTGGAAAAATCTGAAAGATGCGGGCTTTCCCGATCGGATCGCCTGGATGCGGGCCGCTTCGAAACAATACAAATACATGGATATCGGTAGAGTAGGGATCTATGGAACGTCGGCTGGCGGTCAAAGCTCGACGGGCGCGCTGTTATTCCATCCGGAGTTTTACAAAGTTGGTGTTTCCTCCTGTGGTTGCCACGATAACCGAATGGATAAAATATGGTGGAACGAGCAATGGATGGGCTGGCCTGTAGGGCCTGAATATGCGGCCAGCTCCAATATTGAAAATGCCGCTAAGCTGGAAGGAAATCTTTTGTTGATTGTTGGAGAACTGGATGATAATGTGGATCCTTCATCCACTTTCCAATTGGTTGATGCCTTGATCAAAGCGCGTAAGAACCATGATTTTATTATGGTTCCTGGGATGGGACATTCTTCTGGGGGAGATTATGGTGAACGAAAAAGGAGGGACTATTTTGTTAAACATCTACTTGGCGTAGACCCGCCTGTATGGATTCAGTATTGA
- a CDS encoding amino acid permease, translated as MSESKQTFQKSLGLLDATMLVVGSMIGSGIFIVSADIARNTGSAGWMMVVWLICGFMTLTAALSYGELSAMFPKAGGQYIYLREAYGPVLSFVFGWTFFAVIQTATIAAVGVAFAKFTAYLFPFMDEDVYLLEWSDYRVSAAQVLAIAVIMVLTYINSRGVNSGKRVQTSITLIKIGSLLLLLLFGFLALKHEVWALNWDNISLWSMRRLNVDGTYTSYDGFSAMGAFSAAMVGALFSSDSWHSSSAVAGEIKNPQRNIGLSLALGTLLVTVIYLLTNLMYTCILPLEAMVNAPKDRVAMSVAQEVFGPFGITIIAIMIMISTFGCNNGIILAGARVYYSMAKDGLFFKRAGKLNAHAVPAWALWIQCLAASIWCLSGKYGDLLDMITCVVVIFYVLAIAGIIRLRITRPDLNRPYKAFGYPFLPILYILMGLAFIGLMVIFKPNYTWPGIIIALLGIPIYYLINPKRRKYEVS; from the coding sequence ATGAGTGAGTCAAAACAAACTTTTCAAAAGTCGCTGGGATTGCTCGATGCAACGATGCTTGTTGTTGGAAGTATGATTGGTTCTGGAATTTTCATCGTTTCTGCAGATATCGCACGAAATACCGGTTCTGCGGGTTGGATGATGGTTGTCTGGCTAATCTGTGGATTTATGACTTTAACAGCAGCATTGAGTTATGGTGAACTCAGCGCGATGTTTCCCAAGGCCGGTGGCCAATATATTTATCTTCGGGAGGCTTATGGTCCCGTATTGAGTTTTGTATTTGGCTGGACATTTTTTGCTGTGATACAAACCGCGACAATCGCCGCCGTCGGCGTTGCGTTCGCTAAATTCACTGCCTACCTTTTCCCCTTTATGGACGAAGATGTCTATCTGCTTGAATGGTCAGATTACCGCGTCTCGGCAGCACAGGTGCTGGCCATTGCGGTCATTATGGTATTAACCTACATTAATTCAAGGGGTGTAAATAGCGGAAAGCGTGTGCAGACATCCATTACATTGATCAAAATTGGGAGCCTGTTGCTTTTGTTGCTCTTTGGCTTCCTGGCTTTGAAACATGAAGTTTGGGCTTTGAACTGGGACAATATTTCGCTTTGGTCCATGCGCCGCTTAAATGTGGATGGAACCTACACATCTTATGATGGGTTTTCAGCAATGGGTGCTTTTTCTGCGGCTATGGTCGGAGCCCTCTTCAGTAGCGATTCTTGGCACTCATCCTCAGCTGTAGCGGGCGAAATTAAGAATCCGCAACGCAATATCGGATTGAGTCTGGCATTGGGGACTTTGCTGGTCACCGTCATCTATCTGTTGACCAATTTAATGTATACGTGCATATTGCCTTTGGAAGCTATGGTCAACGCACCAAAGGATCGGGTAGCGATGAGTGTGGCACAAGAAGTATTCGGCCCTTTTGGGATCACGATTATAGCCATTATGATCATGATTAGTACCTTCGGTTGCAATAATGGAATTATCCTGGCCGGTGCGAGGGTGTATTATTCCATGGCTAAAGATGGTTTGTTTTTTAAAAGGGCAGGCAAGCTGAATGCACATGCGGTACCCGCCTGGGCCCTCTGGATACAGTGTCTTGCTGCGTCAATATGGTGTTTGAGCGGAAAATATGGTGACTTATTGGATATGATTACCTGTGTGGTCGTGATCTTTTATGTCCTTGCAATTGCCGGTATTATTCGCCTCCGTATCACGCGTCCAGATTTAAACAGACCCTATAAAGCATTTGGATATCCTTTTCTTCCCATTCTTTATATTCTTATGGGGCTAGCCTTTATCGGCTTGATGGTAATTTTTAAACCAAATTATACCTGGCCAGGCATTATCATTGCACTATTGGGTATCCCGATCTATTATTTAATCAATCCTAAGCGAAGAAAATATGAAGTTTCTTAG
- a CDS encoding DUF885 family protein, with protein MNRSFSFKAPKTLFYGLLFLFPVSTHAQKMKLYDHTTPLEPYIVQYGHDVEAINYFYGPMPKGWGNQQAAASPEQLARLQRLDNEYLNKLDKFPYEELETSGQVDFILLKRKLKSDLLALKEHESNYNRLSLYLPFAQRIFKLEKERRRGKRLAGEDVAKELTRVVDEIDRSITALQEKTNIPDADVNFLVGLLNSLDLRITSTFDFYNGYDPEFTWWVPAIFQEVKSKLSDYKEKLAAKSDRKVFDDGSQIAGVPIGEKEINRRLKAEMISYTAADLLKLADQEFKWCEAELLKASREMGFGDDWRAAQEQVKNSYVPIGKQPELILKLYNDAQQFIQKNKLMDIPELADETWGMIMMTPERQRVNPFFTGGREISISYPTNTMDQQAKLMSMRGNNPYFSRGTVQHELVPGHHLQYFMNRRYKPYREEAFNTPFWTEGWTLYWELLLYSKGFAKTPEERIGMLFWRMHRCARITFSIKFHLGEWTPQQCIDYLVNRVGFESANAHGEVKRSFEGSYDPLYQLAYLVGGLQLMRIKEEVVDQGKMSFADFHDRVIKENYLPMEMLRAIIKGEQLKPDHETNWKFYHFNN; from the coding sequence ATGAATCGTTCTTTTTCTTTTAAAGCCCCCAAAACATTGTTTTATGGACTACTCTTTCTATTCCCGGTATCCACACATGCACAAAAGATGAAATTATACGACCATACAACTCCTTTAGAACCTTATATCGTGCAATACGGGCACGATGTTGAGGCAATCAACTATTTCTATGGTCCGATGCCCAAAGGCTGGGGCAATCAACAGGCTGCAGCATCGCCCGAACAGCTGGCACGTCTTCAACGTTTGGATAACGAATATTTGAACAAATTGGACAAATTTCCCTATGAAGAACTTGAAACATCTGGGCAGGTGGATTTTATCTTACTGAAGCGCAAACTAAAAAGTGATCTCCTTGCACTGAAAGAACATGAGTCGAATTACAACAGGTTATCCCTGTATTTACCTTTTGCACAACGAATATTTAAACTCGAAAAGGAACGTCGTCGAGGAAAACGTTTGGCGGGAGAAGATGTCGCGAAAGAGCTGACGCGGGTTGTCGATGAAATCGATCGATCGATAACCGCTTTGCAAGAAAAGACCAATATTCCTGATGCAGATGTGAACTTTTTGGTTGGCCTATTAAATTCTTTGGATTTAAGGATAACAAGCACCTTCGATTTCTATAATGGGTACGACCCTGAATTTACCTGGTGGGTACCCGCCATATTTCAAGAGGTGAAAAGTAAATTGTCGGATTATAAGGAGAAATTAGCCGCAAAAAGCGACCGGAAAGTTTTTGATGATGGTAGCCAGATTGCGGGTGTACCCATTGGCGAAAAAGAAATAAACCGAAGACTCAAAGCTGAAATGATCAGTTATACAGCTGCCGATCTGCTAAAATTGGCTGATCAAGAGTTTAAATGGTGTGAAGCAGAGTTATTGAAAGCGAGTCGTGAAATGGGGTTTGGCGACGACTGGCGGGCAGCACAGGAGCAGGTTAAAAACTCCTACGTTCCCATTGGGAAACAGCCGGAACTCATCCTGAAATTGTATAACGATGCACAGCAGTTTATTCAAAAAAATAAACTCATGGATATTCCTGAACTGGCAGATGAAACTTGGGGAATGATCATGATGACCCCAGAACGTCAGCGTGTCAACCCTTTTTTTACGGGTGGTCGGGAAATTAGTATATCATATCCAACCAACACGATGGATCAACAGGCAAAATTGATGAGTATGCGTGGTAATAATCCTTATTTCTCCCGCGGTACTGTGCAGCATGAATTGGTCCCCGGTCATCATTTGCAATATTTTATGAATAGGCGCTACAAGCCTTATCGCGAGGAAGCGTTTAATACACCCTTTTGGACAGAAGGATGGACACTTTATTGGGAATTATTATTGTATAGTAAAGGATTTGCCAAAACTCCCGAAGAGCGTATAGGAATGTTATTTTGGCGTATGCACCGCTGTGCGCGAATAACCTTTAGTATTAAATTTCATTTGGGTGAATGGACGCCGCAGCAATGCATAGATTACTTGGTAAACAGGGTGGGATTTGAGTCTGCTAATGCCCATGGTGAAGTAAAGAGGTCTTTTGAAGGTTCATATGATCCCTTATACCAGTTGGCTTATCTGGTCGGCGGATTACAACTGATGCGGATCAAAGAGGAGGTGGTGGATCAGGGTAAAATGTCATTTGCTGATTTTCATGATCGTGTGATTAAAGAAAATTACCTGCCCATGGAAATGCTAAGAGCGATTATCAAAGGCGAGCAATTAAAACCAGACCATGAGACAAATTGGAAATTCTATCATTTTAACAACTAG
- a CDS encoding FAD-dependent oxidoreductase — translation MKENNRGTVVVIGAGIAGLASAYYLVRDGWDVKILEKNTLDNNCSYGNAGMIVPSHFTPLAAPGIVAQGIKWMFNSKSPFYVRPSLNPRLINWGLKFLKHANRTHVEQHASAIRDLNLYSSRLYDELAQEDNFDFELKQNGILMMYKSKEMQHEEIELAHRAQDLGLDVDILEGNTVQELEPNLKLDVLGAILYRCDGKLYPPKLMQQLIQYLKAAGVAFFEETEVHKFMTAGNRVKEAISNKGSFQADAFVLTGGAYLPQLTSKLHLNTPLMPGKGYSFMYQPQGEQTLNHAALLLEARVAVTPMNGQIRFSGTMELGPANDRIYENRVRGIVESIPKYYPELKVDYPSEKIWYGYRPCSPDGLPYLGRLKKFDNAIVAGGGGMMGLSLGPAYGKVVADLLAGQKIESEIAGFRPDRFD, via the coding sequence GTGAAAGAAAATAATAGAGGTACAGTTGTTGTAATAGGTGCTGGAATTGCTGGGCTTGCTTCGGCCTATTACCTGGTGAGAGATGGTTGGGATGTGAAAATCCTGGAAAAAAATACTTTGGACAATAATTGTTCTTATGGCAATGCCGGCATGATCGTCCCAAGTCATTTTACGCCCTTGGCAGCCCCCGGGATAGTCGCGCAAGGAATAAAATGGATGTTCAATAGTAAAAGCCCCTTTTATGTACGGCCTTCGCTCAATCCGCGGTTGATCAATTGGGGTCTGAAATTCCTAAAACATGCCAACCGCACGCATGTGGAGCAACATGCTTCCGCCATACGTGACCTGAATCTCTATAGCAGCCGCTTGTATGACGAACTGGCCCAAGAAGATAATTTTGATTTTGAACTGAAGCAGAATGGTATCCTGATGATGTATAAATCGAAAGAAATGCAACATGAGGAGATTGAGCTGGCGCATCGTGCACAGGACCTCGGACTCGATGTCGATATCCTCGAAGGAAATACCGTTCAAGAACTGGAACCTAATCTGAAGCTAGATGTATTGGGTGCTATACTTTATCGCTGCGATGGAAAACTATATCCACCCAAGTTAATGCAGCAATTGATTCAATACCTGAAAGCCGCAGGTGTTGCTTTTTTCGAAGAAACTGAAGTCCATAAATTTATGACGGCCGGAAATAGGGTGAAAGAGGCGATTAGCAATAAGGGAAGTTTTCAGGCGGACGCTTTTGTCTTGACTGGTGGTGCTTATTTGCCGCAGCTGACTTCAAAGTTGCATTTAAATACACCGCTTATGCCTGGAAAAGGATATTCTTTTATGTATCAGCCTCAGGGCGAGCAGACCTTGAATCATGCGGCATTATTACTGGAGGCTCGTGTTGCTGTAACCCCCATGAATGGCCAGATCAGATTTAGTGGTACGATGGAACTGGGACCTGCAAATGACCGGATTTATGAAAACCGCGTCCGTGGAATTGTAGAATCTATTCCTAAATATTATCCAGAATTGAAGGTCGATTACCCAAGCGAAAAAATATGGTATGGTTACAGACCCTGCTCACCTGATGGATTGCCTTATCTGGGACGCTTGAAAAAATTTGATAATGCTATTGTTGCCGGTGGCGGTGGGATGATGGGCTTGAGCCTGGGCCCAGCTTATGGGAAAGTTGTTGCAGATTTATTGGCAGGACAGAAAATAGAGTCTGAAATCGCTGGTTTTAGGCCGGATCGTTTCGACTGA
- a CDS encoding 4-hydroxyproline epimerase, translated as MKKTFFCIDSHTCGCPVRLVAGGTPLLAGNSMMERRLHFIREYDWIRKGLMFEPRGHDMMSGSMLYPPFDPQNDIGVLYIETSGCLPMCGHGTIGTVTIAIEEGLVQPKIPGKLRLETPAGLVHIDYVQEGPKVKSVKLTNVKSFLYAEGLTVDCPDLGIISVDVAYGGNFYGIIDPQANFDDISSYSASQLIHYGKIIRQLLNEKYAFVHPEDANIHGLTHIQWTGNPTLPNSSGRNAVLVGDNALDRSPCGTGTSARMAQWYAKGKLKKGTEFIHESYIGSQFTGKIEAETTVDGKPAIVPSIEGWARITGYNTIFLDDEDPYFGGFQVI; from the coding sequence ATGAAGAAGACTTTTTTTTGTATTGATTCGCATACCTGTGGTTGTCCCGTACGATTGGTTGCAGGGGGAACCCCATTGCTAGCGGGTAATTCCATGATGGAGCGCAGATTGCATTTTATACGTGAGTACGACTGGATTCGCAAAGGATTGATGTTTGAACCAAGGGGACATGACATGATGAGTGGAAGTATGCTTTATCCACCATTTGATCCGCAAAACGATATCGGCGTTCTTTATATTGAGACCAGTGGTTGTCTGCCTATGTGCGGACACGGAACGATCGGTACCGTAACGATTGCCATCGAGGAGGGACTCGTTCAACCTAAAATTCCCGGAAAATTAAGGTTGGAAACTCCGGCAGGACTTGTACATATCGATTATGTTCAAGAGGGTCCTAAGGTGAAAAGCGTAAAGCTTACTAACGTCAAGTCTTTTTTATATGCTGAAGGGCTAACGGTAGACTGTCCAGATTTAGGAATTATCAGCGTAGATGTTGCCTACGGTGGCAATTTCTATGGTATTATTGATCCCCAGGCTAATTTTGACGATATCAGTTCTTATTCTGCGAGCCAATTGATCCATTATGGGAAAATAATTCGTCAACTGCTCAACGAAAAATATGCTTTTGTTCATCCCGAAGATGCGAATATTCATGGGTTGACACATATCCAATGGACAGGTAATCCAACGCTTCCCAACTCGTCCGGACGCAACGCCGTACTGGTTGGCGATAATGCCTTGGATCGTTCTCCTTGTGGTACAGGTACTTCGGCGCGTATGGCACAGTGGTACGCGAAAGGGAAGCTTAAAAAAGGAACGGAATTTATACATGAAAGTTATATTGGGTCACAATTTACCGGCAAAATTGAAGCGGAAACAACCGTGGATGGTAAGCCTGCTATTGTGCCGTCCATCGAAGGCTGGGCACGGATAACAGGATATAATACCATTTTTTTGGATGATGAAGATCCTTATTTTGGCGGTTTTCAGGTGATTTAA
- a CDS encoding aldehyde dehydrogenase (NADP(+)) yields the protein MDRNENEIDYVVKQAEAGFQFLQQTDVIERAELMYAIAAEIEELGEILIETAHLETALPLGRLQGEKARTVNQWRRYADAVRTGLYSEARIDRDPNGQFDLRKYNKGLGPVVVFGASNFPFAFSTAGGDTASAIGAGCSVIVKAHPAHLKTSQLMADAIDRAVSKQGVPTGVFNHVLSDSFAVGQQLVSHKQVKAVAFTGSFRGGKALFDLGQSRPEPIPVFAEMGSVNPVFILQDYLANHLEAFAKQYIGSLLLGVGQFCTNPGVLVGLAGEPFDRLKLALKSELKSAATGKMLHSCILDSYNRLKGEMVQSEGISVLGEGEGNTPHDFARAVLVETEASQVLNNPNLLEEVFGPFGLIVSCNDQNEMNLVMQQLDGQITLTFAATAQDIHECPALFAMAQDKCGRLLFQGMPTGVEVQYAMQHGGPYPATTDARFTSVGPDAVKRFVRPFSFQNWPNEFLPKELQDGNPLQIDRLVNQQWTKA from the coding sequence ATGGATAGAAACGAAAATGAGATTGATTACGTCGTAAAACAGGCGGAGGCTGGATTTCAGTTTCTTCAACAAACGGATGTCATCGAACGAGCGGAATTGATGTATGCCATTGCCGCTGAAATTGAGGAATTGGGCGAAATATTGATTGAAACGGCTCATCTGGAAACGGCACTACCTTTGGGAAGACTGCAGGGTGAAAAGGCGAGAACAGTCAATCAATGGCGTCGATATGCCGATGCCGTTCGTACTGGTTTATACAGTGAAGCTCGGATAGATCGGGATCCAAATGGCCAATTTGATTTAAGGAAATATAATAAAGGACTTGGTCCAGTGGTCGTCTTTGGCGCGAGTAATTTTCCTTTCGCCTTTTCAACTGCTGGCGGAGATACTGCAAGTGCCATTGGTGCCGGCTGTTCAGTCATCGTAAAGGCTCATCCTGCGCATCTTAAAACTTCCCAATTAATGGCTGACGCCATTGATCGTGCGGTTTCAAAACAGGGCGTTCCGACTGGTGTTTTTAATCATGTGCTGTCAGATTCATTTGCTGTTGGGCAACAGTTGGTTAGCCATAAACAGGTAAAGGCTGTGGCATTCACAGGTTCATTTCGTGGCGGAAAAGCCTTGTTTGATTTAGGGCAGTCTAGACCTGAACCTATTCCGGTATTTGCTGAAATGGGAAGCGTAAATCCGGTTTTTATTTTGCAAGACTACCTCGCTAATCATCTGGAAGCATTTGCAAAGCAGTATATTGGATCATTACTCCTCGGTGTAGGGCAGTTTTGTACTAATCCGGGTGTATTGGTAGGCTTGGCGGGCGAACCGTTCGATCGGCTCAAACTGGCCCTAAAGAGCGAACTAAAATCTGCTGCTACAGGGAAAATGTTACATTCGTGTATTCTGGATAGCTACAATCGCCTAAAAGGCGAAATGGTTCAATCGGAAGGGATCAGCGTATTGGGGGAAGGCGAAGGTAATACACCACATGATTTTGCCCGGGCTGTACTTGTCGAAACTGAAGCCAGTCAGGTATTAAACAATCCCAACTTGCTGGAAGAGGTTTTTGGACCTTTTGGGCTGATTGTATCCTGTAACGACCAAAATGAGATGAATCTTGTCATGCAACAGCTTGATGGGCAGATTACCCTGACTTTCGCTGCCACGGCGCAGGACATACATGAATGCCCGGCTCTTTTTGCAATGGCTCAGGACAAATGCGGAAGACTGCTGTTCCAAGGTATGCCAACAGGCGTAGAGGTTCAGTATGCCATGCAGCATGGCGGACCTTATCCAGCAACCACAGATGCTCGTTTTACTTCAGTAGGGCCAGATGCGGTAAAACGGTTCGTCCGACCTTTTAGCTTCCAGAATTGGCCGAATGAGTTTTTACCTAAAGAGCTACAAGACGGAAACCCATTACAAATTGATCGTCTGGTCAATCAACAATGGACGAAAGCATAA